In Betta splendens chromosome 22, fBetSpl5.4, whole genome shotgun sequence, the following proteins share a genomic window:
- the enpep gene encoding glutamyl aminopeptidase, with the protein MVHDMEMDKQQARYCIRQKHVIIICVTVVVCSLAVGLGVGLSRPKSTTSNPTPTAPTTTTGSPPLGRGPCTPSSDSSGDWRNFRLPTYLKPVHYDLHLEPDLVEDTYSGSVDIHVEVSRPTHHVWLHIRDTFVSSMPRLRMLNSNSQRKDVAVKSCFEYKAQEYVVVEAQEELPVTGPGEVYVLSLSFQGWLNGSLVGFYRVIYTEDGVTKKIAATDHEPTDARKSFPCFDEPNKKATYQISITHDVDYQALSNMPVEGTPQQLPGNKVKTRFQKSVSMSTYLVCFAIHQFKSVERTSKRGIPLKIYAQPSQLATATYAADTTKVIFDYFEEYFNMTYSIGKLDKIAIPDFGTGAMENWGLITYRETNLLFDENQSSSYNKQRVASVIAHELVHQWFGNIVTMDWWDDLWLNEGFASFFEYIGVEAAEPSWGMRDIMLISDVLPVMVDDALLSSHPIIVNVSTPAEITSVFDAISYNKGASILRMLEDWMGIQTFRDGCRKYLKDYRFQNAKTADFWQSLADVSGLPVAEVMDTWTKQMGYPVLNLSVSETSASLRQMRFVLDPESDTNQPPSPLGYTWSIPVKWESTNVKNMMTMFNRSSKEQILSDYSPLEDGLLKVNKHHMGFYRVNHDEHMWHLISQHLQDNHSVFDAPDRTGYIDDVFALARADVVDYGVAFNLTKYLTNETDYIVWERVASSIAYVRDMLSSNDVLYSKFQRLFSDHVRAISTQLGWKDEGTQTERLLRETVLNIACRMGDREALDEASRIFDQWIEGSLSSVPVNLRLLVYRYGIKKSGSEANWNTVFQRYKATTLAQEKDKLLYGLASVENVDLLYKLLEATKDESVVRSQDLFTVVRYVSYNPLGQSMAWEWTTLNWNYLVQRYTINDRSLGRLLQQITTTYNTDLQLWKMEHFFSLTPNAGAGATPRQQAVETVRNNIEWMRRNEDEIRAWLDVNVA; encoded by the exons GACCAAAGAGCACCACCTCCAACCCGACCCCTACGGCGCCGACTACTACTACTGGGAGCCCTCCACTGGGCAGGGGACCCTGCACGCCTTCCTCTGACTCCAGTGGGGACTGGAGGAACTTCCGTCTGCCCACCTACTTGAAACCCGTCCACTACGACCTCCACCTGGAGCCAGACCTGGTGGAAGACACCTACTCCGGCAGCGTGGACATCCATGTGGAGGTGAGCAGGCCCACACACCATGTGTGGCTTCACATCAGGGATACGTTTGTCAGCAGCATGCCCAGATTAAGGATGCTCAACAGCAACAGTCAGCGGAAGGATGTAGCAGTGAAAAGCTGCTTTGAGTACAAAGCCCAAGAGTATGTGGTGGTGGAGGCCCAGGAAGAGCTGCCCGTCACCGGTCCCGGGGAGGTGTATGTGCTCAGTCTGAGCTTCCAGGGCTGGCTCAACGGCTCATTGGTGGGCTTCTACAGGGTCATCTACACAGAGGACGGCGTCACTAA gaagattGCTGCAACTGACCATGAGCCAACGGACGCTCGCAAGTCGTTCCCCTGCTTTGACGAACCCAACAAGAAGGCCACTTACCAGATCTCTATCACACACGATGTTGACTACCAAGCTCTGTCCAACATGCCAGTGGAG GGGACCCCTCAACAACTGCCTGGCAATAAAGTGAAGACCAGATTTCAGAAATCTGTTTCAATGAGTACGTATCTGGTATGTTTTGCCATACACCAGTTTAAAAGTGTGGAAAGAACCTCTAAGCGTGGAATTCCC CTGAAGATCTACGCTCAGCCAAGTCAACTGGCAACTGCAACATACGCAGCTGACACCACCAAGGTCATCTTTGACTACTTCGAGGAATATTTCAACATGACATACTCCATTGGAAAACTGG ATAAGATAGCCATCCCTGACTTTGGCACTGGAGCCATGGAGAACTGGGGCCTCATCACCTACAGGGAGACAAACCTGCTGTTTGATGAGAACCAGTCGTCTTCCTACAACAAGCAGCGAGTGGCCAGTGTTATCGCTCACGAGCTGGTTCATCAG TGGTTTGGAAACATTGTCACTATGGACTGGTGGGACGACCTCTGGCTCAATGAGGGCTTCGCTAGTTTTTTTGAGTACATTGGTGTGGAGGCAGCTGAACCAAGCTGGGGCATG CGAGACATAATGCTCATCAGTGATGTGCTTCCTGTGATGGTGGATGAcgctctcctctcttctcaccCAATCATTGTGAATGTTTCCACCCCAGCAGAGATCACCTCTGTGTTTGATGCCATTTCATACAACAAG GGAGCTTCCATTCTCAGAATGCTTGAGGACTGGATGGGAATACAAACATTTAGAGATGGTTGCAGA aaATATTTGAAAGACTACCGCTTCCAGAACGCTAAAACAGCAGACTTCTGGCAGTCTCTTGCTGAC GTGAGTGGATTGCCAGTTGCAGAGGTAATGGACACATGGACTAAACAGATGGGTTACCCTGTACTGAACTTGTCTGTCTCAGAGACCAGTGCCAGTTTAAGACAGATGCGTTTTGTCTTGGATCCTGAATCTGATACCAACCAACCCCCTTCACCTCTTGG TTACACATGGAGCATCCCAGTGAAATGGGAGTCCACAAATGTCAAGAACATGATGACGATGTTTAATAGGAGCAGCAAAG AGCAGATCCTGAGTGACTACTCCCCCTTAGAGGATGGGCTGCTGAAAGTTAACAAGCATCACATGGGATTTTACAGAGTCAACCATGATGAGCACATGTGGCACCTCATCAGTCAGCACCTTCAGGACAACCACTCG GTGTTTGATGCACCCGATCGCACAGGATACATTGACGATGTTTTTGCTCTGGCAAG GGCAGATGTCGTAGATTACGGAGTTGCCTTCAATCTCACCAAGTACCTGACAAATGAGACTGACTACATCGTCTGGGAGCGTGTGGCCTCCTCCATCGCATATGTTAGAGACATGCTGTCTAGCAATGATGTGCTTTATTCAAAATTCCAG AGGCTGTTCAGTGACCATGTGAGGGCCATCTCCACGCAGCTCGGTTGGAAGGATGAAGGAACGCAGACAGAGAG GTTACTGAGGGAGACTGTGCTCAACATAGCCTGTCGGATGGGAGATAGAGAGGCTCTGGATGAAGCGTCCCGCATTTTTGACCAATGGATAGAAGGAAGTCTGAG CAGTGTGCCGGTGAACCTGAGGCTGCTGGTCTATCGATACGGCATAAAGAAGTCAGGAAGCGAGGCCAATTGGAACACAGTGTTTCAGAGGTACAAGGCCACTACTCTGGCCCAGGAGAAGGACAAGCTGCTGTATGGACTGGCGTCTGTGGAGAATGTGGACCTTCTTTACAA ACTCCTCGAGGCTACAAAGGATGAGAGTGTGGTGCGCAGTCAGGATCTGTTCACCGTGGTGCGATATGTGTCCTACAACCCTCTGGGTCAGAGCATGGCCTGGGAGTGGACCACGCTCAACTGGAACTACCTGGTCCAAAG GTACACCATCAATGACAGGAGCCTCGGCCGCCTTCTACAGCAAATCACCACCACCTACAACACAGACCTCCAGCTGTGGAAG ATGGAACATTTCTTCAGCCTCACTCCAAATGCTGGCGCAGGGGCGACGCCGCGGCAGCAGGCCGTGGAGACGGTGAGGAACAACATCGAATGGATGAGGAGGAATGAGGACGAGATCAGAGCGTGGCTGGACGTCAACGTGGCCTAA